A DNA window from Rhipicephalus sanguineus isolate Rsan-2018 chromosome 8, BIME_Rsan_1.4, whole genome shotgun sequence contains the following coding sequences:
- the LOC125759507 gene encoding uncharacterized protein K02A2.6-like, protein MLSRATTKTTACDLDSNDVEVHAVSTVSSLVSEGTWRRLATETARDEQLRNVLRDLEAGKCLEGPWKRFEGELSNVKGVLLKDCKVVIPASMKGETLERIHQGHLGINKSKARARQLVFWPGMNSDIESFVQTCSICKKYAYSQPREPLLMRPVPDQPWYRVGIDIFEYGGRSYLCVYDALTNFPEVELLKDMTAKTIIDVTSAIFARHGIPMEVCSDNGPQFSCHEFALFSQLYDFKHVTSSPGYPRSNGLAEKGVQIAKRILKKTSEAKQDFWLGLLAFRTTPLECGASPAELLMGRRLRTTIPDVQGNTRHEVLRRPQTDHSRRPLAHLSPGDTVRIKKGTCDES, encoded by the coding sequence ATGTTGTCACGTGCCACAACGAAGACAACGGCCTGCGACCTCGACAGCAACGATGTAGAAGTACATGCCGTGAGTACAGTCTCTTCACTTGTTAGTGAGGGCACATGGAGGCGGCTAGCCACGGAAACGGCGCGAGATGAACAACTAAGGAACGTGCTGCGGGACCTAGAAGCTGGAAAGTGCTTGGAGGGGCCGTGGAAACGATTCGAGGGAGAGTTATCAAACGTGAAAGGGGTCCTGCTCAAAGACTGCAAAGTGGTTATTCCGGCTAGCATGAAAGGCGAGACACTGGAAAGAATTCACCAAGGGCACTTGGGAATCAACAAGAGCAAAGCCAGGGCAAGACAACTAGTTTTTTGGCCGGGAATGAACTCTGACATAGAATCATTCGTCCAGACATGTTCTATCTGCAAAAAGTACGCATATAGCCAGCCTCGAGAGCCTTTACTGATGCGCCCCGTGCCGGACCAACCGTGGTACCGCGTCGGCATTGACATTTTTGAATACGGCGGGAGGTCGTACCTGTGCGTTTACGACGCCCTGACAAACTTCCCCGAAGTTGAACTCCTCAAAGATATGACGGCCAAAACAATCATTGACGTAACAAGCGCCATTTTTGCTAGGCACGGCATTCCGATGGAAGTTTGCTCTGACAATGGCCCTCAATTTTCATGTCATGAATTTGCGTTATTCTCGCAACTGTATGATTTCAAGCATGTAACGTCTAGTCCAGGATACCCACGCTCTAATGGGTTGGCGGAAAAAGGTGTTCAGATAGCTAAGCGCATCCTCAAAAAAACAAGTGAAGCGAAACAAGATTTCTGGTTGGGACTGCTTGCTTTCAGGACCACCCCGCTCGAGTGCGGCGCATCGCCCGCTGAGCTGCTGATGGGGCGACGGCTCCGCACAACTATTCCTGACGTTCAAGGCAACACCAGGCACGAGGTGCTCCGGCGTCCTCAGACAGACCACTCTAGGAGACCATTGGCGCACCTGAGCCCCGGAGATACGGTCCGGATAAAGAAAGGAACATGCGACGAAAGCTAA